The window TGCAAATTCCGCCATAGTGTCTATAATAAGACCCACAGCCTTTTCGAAGTACTACATCGTGACCATGGCAATAGAGGTTGACCCACCTAAACTTAATAAGAAAGTGTTGAGGGAGATCGGTGTAGAGTTGGCTAGGCTAAATGTGGAATTTTACGTTATGCCACCAGAGAAACCAACTGCAATTCAGATTGCTAAACTACTATATCAAGAGGACTTAAGTAAAAACGAACTAATAAACACGGTAACACTCGTGAAGAACGCAGGTTTTATCGTATTTAATATACTCAGTGGAGAAAATATGAATGACTAGTAATATCAATAAAATGAAATTAAGGTTTATTTATTATAATAATTATACTTACATACAATGGGTCTGTTCACTGCACCAGCTCCAGGTACTAATTTTGGAATAAACTCACCACTGTTGCAGATTAACCAATATCCTGAATGGGATGTAACAGTTGCAATAGCACTCTATTTCACTGGACTCGCAGGAATGTTGATGGCTATAACTTCAATCCTAGAATTCACAGGGAGATATCCTAATTTGGTAAAGAGGAACTCAATCTTCGTATTTATATTTGCTGTCCTATCTCTGGTTGCGTTTGATATACATTTAGGAGTACCTATAAGAGGGTTCTATGCCCCTGCAAATGCATTCGGAGCTCTTTTGAATTCGTGGATGGCTAGAGGTATTGAATTCGTGGGAGGACTTCTAGTTTTCTCGTTGATTTTTATGGCTATTAAGGTACTTGATGTGAAAAATGTTGTTGCCACATGGGTATTTGCAATTTTAGGGCTCTTGGCAGGCATTTTTTCCACAACTTATAGTGGTTTTGAACTATCTGCAGCAACTGGTGTACCCTTCTGGAATAACGGAGGTCTTCCTGCACTTTTCTTAGCATCAGGTATAGTAGGT is drawn from Sulfolobus acidocaldarius SUSAZ and contains these coding sequences:
- a CDS encoding polysulfide reductase NrfD; this translates as MGLFTAPAPGTNFGINSPLLQINQYPEWDVTVAIALYFTGLAGMLMAITSILEFTGRYPNLVKRNSIFVFIFAVLSLVAFDIHLGVPIRGFYAPANAFGALLNSWMARGIEFVGGLLVFSLIFMAIKVLDVKNVVATWVFAILGLLAGIFSTTYSGFELSAATGVPFWNNGGLPALFLASGIVGGSAWSYIISLVTKGEEGIRARRLTAKLLAYSAVAELATWFLFMANVNFVYVFDEVAYNYLISGVTFVIDLVLLGLTFVVPGVGNLMMWRMLRKTNSHSPSPSPIDFPNYLKIIILVVAILALVSGFFTREDILFAGQYAYQVSPLTPFQYSSNQPTPIGSFGWRS